In the Myxococcus fulvus genome, one interval contains:
- a CDS encoding carboxypeptidase regulatory-like domain-containing protein, with product MRQRFHRPFIIAAFLALCAVLLLWLRVPHQGEAAPAHEPAPPRPLDGETTRPAPGSSAPATPRDTPVTPDEGAFLVRVTGPQGPLAGAKVRAFRRPPDERREPTWRLTSEGTTGPDGTVQLPARPGDYLVTAQAPGHAPARREATRPEDLPQTVVELTLTEGVTLRGRTVEEGKGEPVPLAEVTLHPYPGTAFSWAQPVELTEEAATATSDGRGQFELSGLAPGRYRLTAQAPGFSRRELLFLHVPRQGELVVGLWGAGTMEGYVVDAKGQPVPGARVRATGGLTPLETTSSEGGGFALEVGMGNWVLTAQRGDAVGRAPGTLSVGPGQTLRGLTITLGAEGGLTGEVRSTDAAFPVRSAELVVHPADSQGELARTTLGGGGIYRLGLPPGSYDVVVQSPGFSRGMKTNVEVGAGVFTQLDFELEPASASLQGIVQDARGTPVEGAEVRLDAGRRSGVAARTTHTDARGAFAFRELVPGQVRVRARREGVQGWTEKVETLLPKRTVWTTLVLADTGMVQGRVTQASGKPPSEPALVRAVARTSTGGGAANISYAETDAQGVYSMELPAGVYQLTAVLPRARFIYFQDDDPSVTVHAGSAVQQDLVLVEERGISGTVREPSGAPSPFAIVAAVQGGDMPFILRVQANEEGTFEVPTRPQGAPPLAELAAYNAGRTVRVPSVSEGQGLVELRLKPAARLRGKLVAKEGAPPEAFTLTLTETSGEELPWEAEAPSTRHFTGDTFELLDAPAQALKVHVRARDGRTGSAQVALTPGGASEVEVELMGTGAAGIAGRAVWARNGGPAAGVAVFLDQPVSAKPDTHTGPDGRFQLPDVRPGPHTVRLMPFEGRVETRAVKVKPGETTDVGDVTVSPRRAQPGTVGAGFSEARGSVEVAWLTPDGPAARAGVVVGDRLVSVDGLVVRDRAEAEARTRGTPGSPVRLQVRREGQERELFATRAE from the coding sequence ATGCGACAGCGTTTCCACCGTCCCTTCATCATCGCCGCCTTCCTGGCCCTCTGTGCCGTGCTCCTGCTCTGGCTCCGAGTCCCGCACCAGGGCGAGGCCGCCCCCGCGCATGAGCCCGCCCCGCCTCGCCCCCTCGACGGCGAGACGACGCGGCCCGCCCCCGGAAGCTCCGCGCCCGCCACGCCGCGTGACACGCCGGTGACGCCCGACGAGGGCGCCTTCCTCGTGCGAGTCACCGGGCCCCAGGGTCCACTCGCGGGCGCGAAGGTGCGAGCCTTCCGCCGTCCTCCCGACGAGCGCCGGGAGCCCACATGGCGGCTCACCAGCGAGGGGACCACGGGACCGGACGGCACCGTCCAGCTCCCCGCGCGCCCAGGTGACTATCTCGTCACGGCGCAAGCCCCGGGACACGCTCCCGCGCGCCGCGAGGCCACCCGGCCCGAGGACCTGCCCCAGACGGTGGTCGAGCTGACGCTGACCGAGGGCGTGACGTTGCGAGGCCGCACGGTGGAGGAGGGCAAAGGTGAGCCGGTGCCCCTGGCCGAGGTGACGCTCCATCCCTATCCGGGCACGGCCTTCTCCTGGGCCCAGCCCGTGGAGCTCACGGAGGAGGCGGCGACGGCGACGAGTGATGGCCGTGGCCAGTTCGAGCTGTCCGGCCTCGCGCCCGGCCGCTACCGGCTCACCGCGCAGGCACCCGGCTTCAGTCGCCGCGAGCTGCTCTTCCTCCACGTCCCGCGGCAGGGGGAGCTGGTGGTGGGGCTGTGGGGCGCGGGCACGATGGAGGGCTATGTCGTGGACGCGAAGGGACAGCCCGTCCCCGGCGCGCGGGTGCGGGCCACGGGCGGCCTGACGCCCCTGGAGACGACCTCCAGCGAGGGCGGCGGGTTCGCGTTGGAAGTGGGCATGGGCAACTGGGTGCTGACCGCGCAGCGCGGGGACGCGGTGGGACGCGCGCCCGGGACGCTGTCCGTGGGCCCCGGCCAGACGCTGCGCGGCCTCACCATCACGCTGGGCGCCGAGGGCGGCCTGACGGGCGAGGTGCGCTCCACCGACGCGGCCTTCCCGGTACGCTCCGCGGAGCTGGTGGTGCACCCCGCGGACAGCCAGGGGGAGCTCGCGCGCACGACGCTCGGCGGTGGCGGCATCTACCGGCTGGGCCTGCCTCCCGGCAGCTACGACGTGGTGGTCCAGTCGCCGGGCTTCTCGCGGGGCATGAAGACGAACGTGGAGGTCGGCGCCGGCGTCTTCACGCAGCTGGACTTCGAGCTGGAGCCCGCGAGCGCCAGCCTGCAGGGCATCGTCCAGGACGCGCGCGGGACGCCCGTGGAGGGCGCGGAGGTGCGCCTGGATGCGGGCCGTCGCTCGGGTGTGGCCGCGCGCACCACGCACACCGACGCGAGGGGCGCGTTCGCGTTCCGTGAGCTGGTCCCCGGACAGGTGCGCGTGCGAGCGCGGCGCGAGGGCGTCCAGGGGTGGACGGAGAAGGTGGAGACGCTGCTGCCGAAGCGGACTGTCTGGACGACGCTGGTGCTGGCGGACACGGGCATGGTGCAGGGCCGCGTGACGCAGGCGTCCGGCAAGCCTCCGTCCGAGCCCGCGCTGGTGCGCGCCGTGGCCCGCACGTCGACGGGCGGCGGCGCGGCGAACATCAGCTACGCGGAGACGGACGCGCAGGGGGTGTACTCGATGGAGCTGCCCGCGGGCGTGTACCAGCTCACCGCGGTGCTGCCGCGCGCGCGCTTCATCTACTTCCAGGACGATGACCCCAGCGTCACGGTCCATGCGGGGAGCGCCGTGCAGCAGGACCTGGTGCTGGTGGAGGAGCGCGGCATCTCCGGCACGGTGCGCGAGCCCTCCGGCGCCCCCAGTCCCTTCGCCATCGTCGCGGCGGTGCAGGGCGGTGACATGCCCTTCATCCTGCGCGTGCAGGCCAACGAGGAGGGCACGTTCGAGGTCCCCACGCGTCCCCAGGGCGCTCCGCCGCTCGCGGAGCTGGCGGCATACAACGCGGGGCGCACGGTGAGGGTGCCCTCGGTGAGCGAGGGCCAGGGGCTGGTGGAGCTGCGACTGAAGCCGGCGGCGCGCCTGCGCGGGAAGCTCGTCGCGAAAGAAGGTGCTCCCCCGGAGGCCTTCACGTTGACGCTGACAGAGACGAGCGGCGAGGAGCTGCCCTGGGAGGCGGAGGCACCGTCGACGCGGCACTTCACGGGTGACACGTTCGAGCTGCTCGACGCGCCGGCGCAGGCGCTGAAGGTGCACGTGCGCGCGCGAGATGGACGCACGGGCTCCGCGCAGGTGGCGCTGACGCCGGGTGGCGCGAGCGAGGTGGAGGTGGAGCTCATGGGGACGGGCGCCGCGGGAATCGCGGGGCGCGCGGTGTGGGCTCGCAATGGGGGCCCGGCCGCGGGCGTGGCGGTGTTCCTGGACCAGCCCGTGTCCGCGAAGCCCGACACGCACACCGGCCCGGATGGACGCTTCCAGCTCCCGGATGTCCGCCCCGGTCCGCACACGGTGCGCCTGATGCCGTTCGAGGGCCGCGTGGAGACGCGCGCGGTGAAGGTGAAGCCGGGCGAGACAACGGACGTGGGCGACGTGACGGTGTCCCCGCGCCGCGCGCAGCCAGGCACGGTGGGGGCGGGCTTCAGCGAGGCGCGCGGCTCGGTGGAGGTGGCGTGGCTGACGCCGGACGGGCCCGCCGCGCGCGCGGGCGTGGTGGTGGGCGACCGGCTGGTCTCCGTGGATGGCCTCGTGGTGAGGGACCGCGCGGAGGCGGAGGCCCGGACGCGCGGCACGCCGGGCTCACCCGTGCGGCTCCAGGTGCGACGCGAGGGACAGGAGCGCGAGCTGTTCGCCACCCGCGCCGAGTGA
- the hrcA gene encoding heat-inducible transcriptional repressor HrcA, with protein MSEELGEREKEVLRAVVQEYISTGGPVGSQQLTRRPGFEVSSATMRNVLADLEELGFLEKPHTSAGRVPTDAGYRFYVDTLVKLKDPTPRDRELIHAGLFHEANLEEMLGEASRILHSLTRHAGVVVTPRPDSAVFRRIEFVRLREDRVLAILVGQSGQVVNKAITVDFPITSDELMRASNFLSELLHEVPLEEARERIRAEMDQEQALYNALTAKALKLGAAATDLPTTERVLIQGTGSFLEQPEFADVERMRALFKALDEKHRLLSLLDRVQRANEMQIFIGAESDFSAAGDVTVIASPYGNQEQVLGTVGVIGPTRMDYRRVIPLVNFTAQVLSRVLEKV; from the coding sequence ATGTCCGAAGAGCTGGGTGAACGCGAGAAGGAAGTCCTGCGAGCCGTGGTGCAGGAGTACATCTCCACGGGCGGGCCGGTGGGCAGCCAGCAGCTCACCCGGCGCCCCGGGTTCGAGGTCTCCTCGGCGACCATGCGCAACGTGCTGGCCGACCTGGAGGAGCTGGGCTTCCTGGAGAAGCCGCACACGTCGGCCGGCCGGGTCCCCACGGATGCGGGCTACCGCTTCTACGTGGACACGCTCGTCAAGCTGAAGGACCCGACGCCCAGGGACAGGGAGCTCATCCACGCGGGCCTGTTCCACGAGGCGAACCTGGAGGAGATGCTGGGCGAGGCGAGCCGCATCCTCCACTCGTTGACGCGGCATGCGGGCGTGGTGGTGACGCCTCGGCCCGACTCGGCGGTGTTCCGGCGCATCGAGTTCGTCCGGCTGCGCGAGGACCGGGTGCTGGCCATCCTCGTCGGGCAGAGCGGGCAGGTGGTCAACAAGGCCATCACCGTGGACTTCCCCATCACCTCGGACGAGCTGATGCGGGCGAGCAACTTCCTGTCGGAGCTCTTGCACGAGGTGCCGCTCGAGGAGGCGCGCGAGCGCATCCGCGCGGAGATGGACCAGGAGCAGGCGCTCTACAACGCGCTGACGGCGAAGGCGCTCAAGCTGGGCGCGGCGGCCACGGACTTGCCGACGACGGAGCGCGTGCTCATCCAGGGCACGGGCTCCTTCCTGGAGCAGCCGGAGTTCGCGGACGTGGAGCGGATGCGCGCGCTGTTCAAGGCGCTCGATGAGAAGCACCGGCTGCTGTCGCTGCTGGACCGGGTGCAGCGCGCGAACGAGATGCAGATCTTCATCGGCGCGGAGAGCGACTTCTCGGCCGCCGGTGACGTGACGGTCATCGCCAGCCCCTACGGGAACCAGGAGCAGGTGCTGGGCACGGTGGGCGTCATCGGCCCGACGCGCATGGACTACCGGCGCGTGATTCCGCTGGTGAACTTCACCGCGCAGGTGCTCTCGCGCGTGCTGGAGAAGGTGTAG
- the yedA gene encoding drug/metabolite exporter YedA, translating into MTASSAASSLSTPPAPTLTSVSLADAPTPSAPRGRLLLCLVTLYLVWGSTYLAIRWVLQGGMPPFLASGTRFLLAGTLMFAALWLKGTPVPTGRQWGASAVVGTLLLGIGNGGLVFAQQWVPSGVAALVVGSLPMWSALFGGLFGQWPGKLERWGLAVGFGGIVLLNLGGELGGSLLPTLVLLVSPASWALGSVLGRRMPMPTGLMAPAAQMLCGGALMLLFGFLRGESFDVMPEPRAWAAFAYLVTFGSLVGYSAYAYMMRHASPSLATSYAYVNPVVAVLLGAVFAGESLSPMAWVAMAAILGAVVLLTRKR; encoded by the coding sequence GTGACCGCCTCGTCCGCCGCGTCATCCCTGTCCACGCCTCCCGCCCCCACCCTCACCTCCGTCTCCCTCGCGGACGCGCCCACCCCGAGCGCCCCGCGCGGCCGCCTCCTCTTGTGCCTGGTGACGCTGTACCTCGTTTGGGGGTCCACCTATCTGGCCATCCGCTGGGTGCTCCAGGGAGGCATGCCGCCGTTCCTCGCGTCGGGGACGCGGTTCCTGCTGGCGGGGACGCTGATGTTCGCGGCGCTGTGGCTCAAGGGCACACCCGTGCCCACCGGGCGCCAGTGGGGCGCGAGCGCGGTGGTGGGCACGCTGCTTCTGGGAATCGGCAACGGGGGACTGGTCTTCGCGCAGCAGTGGGTGCCCTCGGGCGTGGCGGCGCTGGTGGTGGGCAGCCTGCCCATGTGGTCAGCGCTGTTCGGCGGGCTCTTCGGGCAGTGGCCCGGGAAGCTGGAGCGCTGGGGGCTGGCGGTGGGCTTCGGCGGAATCGTGCTGCTCAACCTGGGAGGTGAGCTGGGCGGAAGCCTGCTGCCCACGCTGGTGCTGCTGGTGTCACCGGCGAGCTGGGCGCTGGGCTCGGTGCTGGGCCGGCGCATGCCCATGCCCACGGGGCTGATGGCGCCCGCGGCGCAGATGCTGTGCGGCGGCGCGCTGATGCTGCTCTTCGGGTTCTTGCGCGGCGAATCGTTCGACGTGATGCCGGAGCCACGCGCGTGGGCGGCCTTCGCGTACCTGGTGACGTTCGGCTCGCTGGTGGGCTACAGCGCGTATGCGTACATGATGCGGCACGCGAGCCCCTCGCTCGCCACCAGCTACGCGTACGTCAACCCGGTGGTGGCGGTGCTGCTGGGCGCGGTGTTCGCCGGCGAGTCCCTGAGCCCCATGGCGTGGGTGGCCATGGCCGCGATCCTGGGCGCCGTGGTGCTGCTGACACGCAAGCGCTGA
- a CDS encoding hybrid sensor histidine kinase/response regulator, whose amino-acid sequence MTPSEHISAERPQDSSTRSRASILMVDDHPSNLLALEAILEPLGQELVKATSGEEALKFLLQRDFAVILMDVQMPGLDGFQTATLIKQRERTRTIPIIFLTALSRDAAHIFKGYAHGAVDYLLKPFDPEILRSKVSVFVDLFLKEQQIQRQAAMLRQREREAMERQSELRYRRLTESLPEVMWAARADGSFTYANRAGRDYTGIHEEQPLSLSTFLEFVHPVDREEMRQAWETAIRSSQRVEREFRLRRFDGVYRWHLARAVPERDETGHVVGWIAVATDIDDKRRAEEALGRFKMTLDATLDCVLMFSPDSLTLTYANAGAAKQLASTTDELVGLSVLEVEGAFDEAGFRKLLAPLVSGTLPSQTYSTTHRRRDGSEVPVEVVLQFVSAAEGPGRFISVARDITERQRAETALRLASEAKDAFLAAASHELRTPLAAAKGHAHLALLKLGGETEAGPGKSLKIINRQIDRMAKLVEDLLDISRLQAGRLSLELERFDFSQLVHETRDRMAVLSQGHEIQVETPEHLEGIWDRGRLDQVLTNLLSNAIRYSPEGGTVLVRLTGEGSEGVHLSVQDSGVGIPKDKQALIFERFGRAHGSKYGGLGLGLTISQGIVEQHGGRIWVESPGVPGQGSTFNVWLPRETESPGVHHTQSGTRTAS is encoded by the coding sequence ATGACGCCTAGCGAACACATCTCCGCCGAACGCCCGCAGGACAGCAGCACCCGTTCCAGGGCGAGCATCCTGATGGTGGACGACCACCCGTCCAACCTGCTGGCGCTGGAGGCCATCCTCGAGCCGTTGGGGCAGGAGCTCGTCAAGGCGACGAGCGGCGAGGAAGCGCTCAAGTTCCTTTTGCAGCGCGACTTCGCCGTCATCCTGATGGACGTGCAGATGCCGGGGCTGGACGGGTTCCAGACGGCCACGCTCATCAAGCAGCGCGAGCGCACCCGCACCATCCCCATCATCTTCCTCACCGCGCTCAGCCGCGACGCGGCCCACATCTTCAAGGGCTACGCGCACGGCGCGGTGGACTACCTGCTCAAGCCCTTCGACCCGGAAATCCTCCGCTCGAAGGTCAGCGTCTTCGTGGACCTGTTCCTCAAGGAACAGCAAATCCAGCGACAGGCGGCCATGCTGCGTCAGCGCGAGCGCGAGGCGATGGAGCGCCAGAGCGAGCTGCGCTACCGCCGGCTCACCGAGTCGCTGCCCGAGGTGATGTGGGCGGCGCGCGCGGACGGCTCGTTCACGTACGCGAACCGCGCGGGACGTGACTACACGGGCATCCACGAGGAGCAGCCGCTGTCCTTGAGCACCTTCCTGGAGTTCGTGCACCCGGTGGACCGCGAGGAGATGCGGCAGGCGTGGGAGACGGCCATCCGCTCCAGCCAGCGGGTGGAGCGCGAGTTCCGCCTGCGCCGGTTCGACGGGGTGTATCGCTGGCACCTGGCGCGCGCGGTCCCGGAGCGGGACGAAACCGGCCACGTGGTGGGCTGGATTGCGGTGGCCACGGACATCGACGACAAGCGCCGCGCCGAGGAGGCGCTGGGGCGCTTCAAGATGACGCTGGACGCGACGCTGGACTGCGTCCTGATGTTCTCGCCGGACTCGCTGACGCTGACGTACGCCAACGCGGGCGCGGCCAAGCAGCTGGCGAGCACCACGGATGAGCTGGTGGGGCTGTCGGTGCTGGAGGTGGAGGGCGCGTTCGACGAGGCGGGCTTCCGCAAGCTGCTGGCGCCGCTGGTGAGCGGGACGCTGCCCAGCCAGACGTACTCCACGACACACCGGCGGCGGGACGGCAGCGAGGTGCCGGTGGAGGTGGTGCTCCAGTTCGTGTCGGCGGCGGAGGGGCCCGGGCGGTTCATCTCCGTGGCGCGCGACATCACCGAGCGGCAGCGCGCGGAGACGGCGCTGCGGCTGGCGAGCGAGGCGAAGGACGCGTTCCTGGCGGCGGCGAGCCACGAGCTGCGCACGCCGCTGGCGGCGGCCAAGGGCCACGCGCACCTGGCGCTCCTGAAGCTGGGGGGCGAGACGGAGGCGGGGCCGGGCAAGTCGCTGAAAATCATCAACCGTCAGATTGACCGGATGGCGAAGCTGGTCGAGGACCTGCTGGACATCAGCCGGTTGCAGGCGGGGCGGCTGTCGCTGGAGCTGGAGCGGTTCGACTTCAGCCAGCTGGTGCACGAGACGCGCGACCGCATGGCGGTGTTGTCGCAGGGGCACGAAATCCAGGTGGAGACGCCGGAGCACCTGGAGGGCATCTGGGACCGCGGGCGGTTGGACCAGGTGCTGACGAACCTCTTGTCCAACGCCATCCGTTATTCGCCGGAGGGCGGGACGGTGCTGGTGCGGCTGACGGGGGAGGGGAGCGAGGGCGTGCACCTGTCCGTGCAGGACAGCGGCGTGGGGATTCCCAAGGACAAGCAGGCGCTCATCTTCGAGCGCTTCGGCCGCGCGCACGGCAGCAAGTACGGCGGACTGGGCCTGGGGCTCACCATCAGCCAGGGCATCGTCGAGCAGCACGGCGGCCGCATCTGGGTGGAGTCCCCGGGCGTGCCGGGACAGGGCTCCACCTTCAACGTGTGGCTGCCGCGCGAGACGGAGTCTCCGGGCGTGCACCACACGCAGTCAGGGACGCGCACGGCGAGCTGA